A genomic stretch from Candidatus Brocadiia bacterium includes:
- a CDS encoding HEAT repeat domain-containing protein, with protein sequence MFLRISIIVTGLVLLGTGVYPVVNSRQQQIRQKKIKVALEQIIDKDDSKRINAVYNLVGLNAKDAFPKLIELLKYADIRVKESVIKALVRIDEKETKTQIIGLLQDNNPKVCSSAAWALVQLGVKEAIPNLATLLQDNNPDVLSSVVWALGQLDAKELIPEITRLLQTNDKNVLSWVIWALGHLDAKEAIPGLTKLLQDKNPDVRQSAVRTLLDLDAKESIPDIIKLFYDNDKEVRLSAIWVLGKLDAKKTAEEITKLLQNNSSEFQNSAIDGLTISQVKEAIPDIILLLQHNNPGIRWAAIISLGKLGAKETIPEITKLLQDESPNVREAARMVLKELGVEIPKDK encoded by the coding sequence ATGTTTTTACGCATCAGCATTATTGTGACCGGGCTGGTTCTGCTCGGGACAGGGGTCTATCCGGTCGTTAATTCACGCCAGCAACAAATCCGTCAGAAAAAGATAAAAGTAGCCCTCGAACAAATCATTGATAAAGATGATTCTAAACGGATAAATGCTGTTTACAACCTTGTTGGACTAAATGCCAAAGATGCTTTCCCGAAACTTATTGAATTATTAAAATATGCAGACATAAGGGTTAAAGAGTCAGTTATCAAAGCATTGGTAAGAATAGATGAGAAAGAAACTAAAACTCAGATTATCGGATTATTGCAGGATAACAACCCAAAGGTTTGCTCGTCGGCGGCTTGGGCATTAGTGCAACTTGGCGTTAAGGAAGCTATTCCGAATCTTGCTACTTTGTTACAAGATAACAATCCAGATGTTCTGTCGTCAGTTGTTTGGGCATTGGGACAACTCGATGCCAAAGAATTAATACCTGAAATTACTAGGTTGTTGCAAACTAATGACAAGAATGTTCTTTCGTGGGTTATTTGGGCATTGGGACATCTTGATGCTAAGGAAGCTATACCGGGACTTACCAAACTTTTACAAGATAAAAACCCAGATGTTCGCCAGTCGGCTGTTCGGACATTGTTAGATCTTGACGCCAAAGAATCAATTCCGGACATCATCAAACTATTTTATGATAATGACAAAGAAGTTCGTTTGTCAGCTATTTGGGTACTGGGAAAACTTGATGCTAAAAAGACTGCCGAGGAAATTACCAAGCTCTTGCAAAATAACAGTTCGGAGTTTCAAAATTCAGCTATTGATGGATTAACAATCAGTCAAGTCAAAGAAGCTATACCGGACATCATACTGTTATTACAACACAACAATCCTGGTATCCGTTGGGCGGCTATTATATCATTGGGTAAACTTGGCGCTAAAGAGACTATTCCAGAGATTACTAAACTATTACAGGATGAAAGCCCAAATGTTCGTGAAGCGGCCCGGATGGTGCTCAAAGAACTTGGTGTAGAAATCCCGAAAGACAAGTAG
- a CDS encoding aspartate kinase yields the protein MIVMKFGGTSLKDASRIKSVAGIIRRFLKDKPMVVVSAHHGVTEKLIGLAHGIAKFHSIEKIHLKIAGDLGVPHKSITGLLDELKQYAATLTIKPSLKQLDKLMSFGERLSARIISVYLNKHGIKSRAVDAFDAGLLTDSHFSQAQPLDESPALIRKHLKPIIGKGIVPVITGFIGRDSQDNITTLGRNGSDYTATIMAAALNAGQVQLWSDSDGIMTADPRVVPEAMPIKNISFNEASELAYYSRRFHPSTLLPAIRRNIPVRILNTYKPEAEGTIITARTKPNRIPAPRSIVYKKDIYLITITSPRMLMQYGFLEHIFGVFARHKIVVDMIATSEISVSVTIDRRHHLTEALKELSKFARVNLEDKQALICVIGEDIKRLHGISGNIFGALRDADIKVKMISQGATQTNIAFLVENSSVNETVRALHRVLFC from the coding sequence ATGATAGTAATGAAATTCGGCGGGACGTCCCTGAAGGACGCTTCACGGATTAAATCTGTGGCCGGCATTATCCGCAGATTTCTCAAGGATAAGCCGATGGTGGTCGTCTCGGCCCATCACGGCGTGACTGAGAAACTCATCGGATTGGCCCACGGAATTGCCAAATTCCACTCTATAGAAAAGATTCATCTAAAAATAGCCGGTGATTTGGGTGTGCCGCATAAATCAATAACCGGCCTGCTGGATGAGCTGAAACAATACGCCGCAACCCTGACCATCAAACCAAGCCTGAAGCAACTGGATAAACTGATGTCTTTCGGCGAACGGCTGTCAGCCAGGATTATCTCGGTTTACCTAAATAAACACGGTATCAAATCCCGGGCGGTTGACGCCTTTGATGCCGGACTGCTGACTGATTCACATTTCAGCCAAGCCCAACCCCTGGACGAAAGCCCGGCGCTCATCCGCAAACATCTTAAGCCGATCATCGGCAAGGGCATTGTACCGGTCATAACCGGATTCATCGGCCGTGACAGTCAGGACAATATCACCACCCTTGGCCGGAACGGCAGCGATTACACAGCTACGATTATGGCCGCGGCTCTTAATGCCGGCCAGGTCCAGCTCTGGAGCGACAGCGACGGCATTATGACGGCTGACCCGCGTGTCGTGCCCGAAGCGATGCCTATCAAGAATATAAGTTTTAACGAGGCCTCGGAATTGGCCTATTACAGCCGAAGGTTCCACCCTTCAACGCTGTTACCGGCCATCCGCCGAAATATCCCGGTCCGGATTCTCAACACCTATAAACCAGAAGCCGAGGGTACGATAATTACGGCCAGGACTAAGCCCAACCGGATCCCGGCACCCAGAAGCATCGTTTATAAAAAGGACATCTACCTGATAACCATTACCTCACCTCGGATGTTAATGCAATACGGGTTTTTGGAACATATATTCGGCGTCTTTGCCCGGCACAAAATAGTGGTTGATATGATTGCCACCTCTGAAATAAGCGTCTCGGTGACCATAGACCGGCGACACCACCTAACCGAAGCGCTTAAGGAGCTGTCAAAGTTCGCCCGGGTAAATCTGGAGGACAAACAGGCGCTGATCTGCGTCATCGGAGAAGATATCAAACGATTACACGGAATCAGCGGTAATATTTTCGGCGCGCTCCGAGACGCTGATATCAAGGTCAAGATGATAAGCCAGGGCGCCACCCAAACCAATATCGCGTTTCTGGTAGAAAACAGCTCGGTCAATGAAACAGTCCGGGCATTACACAGAGTATTATTTTGTTAG
- the lysA gene encoding diaminopimelate decarboxylase, which yields MDFFRYHNNELYCEGVPISKLAERFGTPLYVYSSQTIRSHYQKLRRAFPSALICYSLKSNSNLNICRLLKSLGAGFDVVSGGELFRALKIGANPKRIVFAGVGKTAEEIAYGLKHKILMLNAESVDEVQTINEVAERLKVTAPVALRINPDVEPHTHRYLKTAIEETKFGLSIQDAKELIGVMHLFRNIRLKGLHLHIGSQITETKPYLQALKKVLPLIDYCRRFGHNIEYLDTGGGFGIFYKGMEARPAREFGRTIMPHTKRLKLIIEPGRFIVGNAGIIVTRVIRTKSNASTNFVICDAGMNTLIRPALYEAYHRIEPVTINTNATMKVNVVGPICESGDFLGKERILPRLNNGALLAVFSAGAYGYSMASTYNSRPKPAEVLVTGNKYKLITRAETYNDLIRLEK from the coding sequence ATGGATTTTTTCAGATACCATAACAATGAATTGTACTGCGAAGGCGTGCCAATCAGCAAGCTGGCCGAACGCTTCGGCACTCCGCTTTATGTCTACAGTTCGCAGACCATCCGAAGCCATTACCAAAAACTGCGCCGGGCGTTCCCGTCTGCCCTGATTTGCTATTCGCTCAAGTCTAATTCGAACCTGAATATCTGCCGACTGCTTAAGTCGCTGGGCGCGGGGTTTGACGTGGTTTCGGGCGGCGAGCTGTTCCGTGCGCTTAAAATCGGCGCCAACCCCAAAAGAATAGTCTTTGCCGGGGTGGGCAAGACCGCCGAAGAGATTGCCTACGGATTAAAGCACAAAATCCTGATGCTTAACGCCGAGTCGGTCGATGAGGTCCAGACCATCAACGAGGTGGCCGAACGGCTGAAGGTTACCGCGCCGGTGGCACTGCGCATCAATCCCGATGTCGAACCGCATACGCACCGCTACCTTAAAACGGCCATAGAAGAAACCAAATTCGGGCTGTCCATCCAGGATGCCAAAGAACTCATAGGTGTAATGCACCTGTTCCGGAACATCAGGCTCAAGGGACTGCACCTGCATATTGGCTCGCAGATTACCGAGACTAAACCTTACCTTCAAGCCCTTAAGAAGGTGCTGCCCTTAATAGATTATTGCCGCAGATTCGGACATAACATTGAATATTTGGATACAGGCGGCGGTTTCGGCATATTCTACAAAGGTATGGAGGCCAGGCCAGCCAGGGAGTTCGGCCGGACCATAATGCCGCATACCAAACGCCTGAAACTGATTATCGAACCGGGACGGTTCATAGTCGGCAATGCCGGCATTATCGTCACCCGGGTGATACGAACCAAATCCAATGCCAGCACTAATTTCGTCATCTGCGACGCCGGGATGAATACGCTTATCCGACCGGCCTTGTACGAGGCCTATCACCGGATAGAACCGGTGACTATAAATACGAATGCGACGATGAAAGTAAACGTGGTCGGACCGATATGCGAGAGCGGCGATTTCCTGGGCAAGGAACGCATATTGCCCAGACTGAACAACGGCGCCCTGCTGGCTGTCTTCTCGGCCGGGGCTTACGGCTACTCGATGGCCTCGACTTATAATTCCCGGCCCAAGCCGGCCGAGGTGCTGGTAACCGGGAATAAATACAAGCTGATTACCAGAGCGGAAACATACAACGACCTGATACGATTAGAAAAATAG
- a CDS encoding winged helix-turn-helix domain-containing protein produces the protein MKKNSCEKYGLAITDYVLGEKMDITKEELIAHLQTCADCRADLKNWKATYSVMRAKAFDAKPEAKEHLEELMMDGSPTNLICHKIKNAQILLGDVEVGAPAGVVWKCVGENGMVKLADLPKMTNLPVEQAYGGYGWLTRQEKLIIIKTKDEKYICLTEAERKQYQYEG, from the coding sequence ATGAAAAAGAATTCTTGCGAAAAATACGGGCTTGCCATAACTGATTATGTCCTGGGTGAAAAGATGGACATCACAAAGGAAGAGTTAATCGCCCACCTGCAGACCTGCGCTGATTGCCGGGCCGACCTGAAGAACTGGAAGGCCACCTATTCGGTTATGCGCGCCAAGGCGTTCGACGCCAAACCCGAAGCCAAAGAGCATCTGGAAGAGCTTATGATGGACGGGTCCCCGACTAACTTAATCTGCCATAAGATTAAGAATGCCCAGATATTGCTGGGCGACGTCGAGGTGGGCGCGCCGGCCGGAGTGGTCTGGAAATGCGTGGGCGAGAACGGAATGGTCAAATTAGCCGACCTGCCCAAGATGACCAACCTGCCCGTTGAACAGGCCTACGGCGGATACGGCTGGCTGACACGCCAGGAAAAACTGATTATCATCAAGACCAAAGACGAAAAATACATCTGCCTGACCGAAGCCGAACGCAAGCAATACCAATACGAGGGGTAG
- a CDS encoding sodium:proton antiporter: protein MKAKYALLTIAIILALAGPALCESAESATEVGKNLPLWSVAPFVLMLLAIAIIPLAFGHWWESNFNKGIISILLAIPVAIYIITINPHELMVVGFDYISFIILLGALYVISGGIYIKGSLAGTPLINTIVLAIGAVLASFIGTTGASMLLIRPLIRANKARKDKAHIIIFFIFVVSNCGGLLTPLGDPPLFLGFLKGVPFLWTFALWKEWLFVCGLILIIFNLYDQFKFNREDIATPGALTEQVEPKQKLGVEGTVNFLLLGGMVAAIFFAGDPFGTDPKHPWPFGVKEALMLVMAVLSLVATKKHTRQSNSFTFNPIIEVAVLFAGIFVTMIPALMILNARGTELGLTQPWHFFWAAGSLSSFLDNAPTYLTMSSAASGVLNVPLGPAYLKDLLAVASGPLLLAAVSCGAVFMGANTYIGNGPNFMVKAIAEESHVKMPSFFGYMVYSILILIPIFIITTFLFFV, encoded by the coding sequence ATAAAAGCCAAATATGCCCTGCTGACAATCGCCATTATCTTGGCCCTGGCCGGACCGGCCTTGTGTGAGTCGGCGGAATCGGCTACCGAAGTGGGTAAGAACCTGCCGCTCTGGTCCGTTGCCCCGTTTGTCCTGATGCTCCTGGCTATCGCCATCATCCCCCTGGCTTTCGGCCATTGGTGGGAAAGTAATTTCAATAAGGGCATTATCTCCATCCTGCTGGCCATACCGGTGGCTATTTACATCATCACAATCAATCCGCACGAACTGATGGTGGTCGGGTTTGATTATATCTCGTTCATCATCCTGTTGGGCGCGCTTTATGTCATCTCCGGCGGCATCTATATCAAGGGCTCGCTGGCCGGAACTCCGCTCATCAATACCATCGTCCTGGCCATCGGCGCGGTGCTGGCCAGTTTCATCGGCACTACCGGAGCTTCGATGCTGTTAATCCGGCCGCTTATCCGGGCCAATAAGGCCCGCAAGGACAAGGCCCATATTATCATATTCTTCATCTTCGTGGTCAGCAACTGCGGCGGACTGCTGACCCCGCTGGGCGACCCGCCTTTGTTCCTGGGATTCCTTAAGGGCGTGCCCTTCCTGTGGACCTTCGCGCTCTGGAAGGAATGGCTGTTCGTCTGCGGTTTAATCCTGATTATATTCAACCTCTACGACCAATTCAAGTTCAACCGCGAGGACATCGCCACGCCGGGCGCGCTGACTGAGCAGGTCGAGCCCAAGCAGAAGCTGGGAGTTGAAGGCACGGTAAATTTCCTGTTGCTGGGCGGAATGGTGGCAGCCATATTCTTCGCCGGCGACCCGTTCGGGACCGACCCCAAGCATCCCTGGCCGTTCGGCGTCAAGGAAGCGCTGATGCTGGTGATGGCCGTATTATCGCTGGTGGCGACCAAAAAGCATACCCGCCAATCGAACAGCTTTACATTCAACCCGATTATCGAGGTGGCCGTGCTGTTTGCCGGGATATTCGTGACGATGATACCGGCGCTGATGATACTCAACGCCCGGGGCACGGAACTGGGACTGACCCAGCCCTGGCATTTCTTCTGGGCGGCCGGGTCGCTGTCGTCGTTCCTGGATAACGCGCCGACCTACCTGACGATGTCTTCGGCGGCCAGCGGCGTATTGAACGTGCCGCTCGGACCGGCCTACCTTAAAGACCTGTTGGCCGTGGCCAGCGGCCCGCTGTTGCTGGCGGCCGTCTCCTGCGGCGCGGTGTTTATGGGAGCCAATACTTATATCGGTAACGGGCCGAACTTTATGGTCAAGGCCATCGCCGAGGAATCGCACGTTAAGATGCCCTCATTCTTCGGGTATATGGTCTATTCCATATTGATACTGATACCGATATTCATCATCACCACGTTCCTGTTCTTTGTGTAA
- a CDS encoding SUMF1/EgtB/PvdO family nonheme iron enzyme gives MPEVTENQNRFTIGDFEVFKDELLGKGAWGEVYRGRQISLDRPIAIKILKKDMTQDADFVRRFRKEAETIAKIIDENIIQVYGLGEVDGSHYFAMEFVQGVPLQKFIEKGREFTTEEIVYISISVAKALKAAWESPGQVVHRDIKPANIMVSFSSSLIAARQKVDTSEARAFMDINIQETRIKVMDFGLAKSIGAATDQKDQTLVGTVIGTPKYISPEQGLGNPADIRSDIYSLGIVMYEMSTGRLPFASDSAVSLIRSHIYDQAMPPTQFNPKVPQGLESVIMKCIQKDPNHRYNSPAELVTDLEAIRRDQAPLYAQQTMANMGSATMIARPAGESKSKAVLIVSIISILLLGGAAGWYFLVFQKQQQQRRDYIQPSTSFNSPISGTAIAIEPIKEEDPVKKVDLIIARAQKMIEQDQLDDANRDLINALGIIPDHEGVKKLLDQINQIKQDRQSQAQKEQIEKEYKEYLAKGMDEEAKKNWEGASTMFKKAMDLSNTTEVAEHLKAVNVQLIKQSQYNEIVAKAAELEKQKECEEAIKLYEEAKQYTDKLEDVRTHINRCIDTIYNTVFEKGVSLYHDGKYNSAEAMLKKALVYKPGNRDVMSKIEEIKGRFPPNMLFVEEGDFIMGTDNKKVRAESFFIDKYEVTKKEYKEFLLKMAGDHSKCHPDERDNPKLKNKNHTPEFFVKGDYPPAEANLPVVGVDWYDAFSYAAWQGKRLPTEAEWEKAARGADGLIYSGGWTDDDQVKANVKGVGKGGLADVGSYQDDASPYGVFDMTGNVKEWVFDWWSDKKGEEKVVIKGGDWYSTAVRAKASRRDNQLYFERNKYVGFRCAKSVK, from the coding sequence ATGCCAGAAGTGACAGAAAATCAGAACAGGTTTACCATCGGCGACTTCGAGGTCTTTAAAGACGAGCTTCTGGGCAAAGGCGCCTGGGGCGAGGTTTACCGCGGACGCCAGATATCTCTGGACCGGCCCATTGCCATTAAAATCCTCAAGAAAGACATGACCCAGGATGCGGACTTCGTCCGGCGCTTCCGCAAGGAAGCGGAGACCATCGCCAAGATAATCGATGAAAACATAATCCAGGTCTACGGGCTGGGCGAGGTTGATGGTTCCCACTACTTTGCCATGGAGTTCGTCCAGGGCGTGCCGCTCCAAAAGTTCATAGAAAAAGGACGCGAGTTCACCACCGAGGAAATAGTTTACATCTCCATTTCGGTGGCCAAGGCGCTTAAGGCGGCCTGGGAAAGCCCGGGCCAGGTTGTCCATCGCGATATCAAACCGGCCAATATCATGGTCTCTTTCTCCAGTTCTCTTATTGCGGCCCGCCAGAAGGTGGATACCTCGGAAGCCCGGGCCTTTATGGACATAAATATCCAGGAAACGCGCATCAAGGTCATGGATTTCGGCCTGGCCAAGTCCATCGGCGCCGCCACCGACCAGAAGGACCAAACCTTGGTCGGCACGGTCATCGGCACTCCCAAATACATCTCACCCGAGCAGGGGCTGGGCAATCCGGCCGATATTCGCTCGGACATATATTCGCTCGGCATCGTTATGTACGAAATGTCTACCGGCCGGCTGCCTTTTGCCAGCGACAGCGCCGTCAGCCTGATACGCAGTCATATTTACGACCAGGCTATGCCGCCCACCCAGTTCAATCCCAAGGTGCCACAGGGATTGGAGTCGGTGATAATGAAATGCATCCAGAAGGACCCCAACCATCGTTACAACAGCCCGGCGGAATTAGTGACGGACCTGGAAGCCATCAGGCGCGATCAAGCGCCGCTTTACGCCCAGCAGACCATGGCTAACATGGGCAGCGCCACCATGATTGCCCGACCGGCCGGCGAATCCAAGAGCAAGGCAGTATTAATCGTCAGTATTATCTCCATTCTGCTATTAGGCGGCGCGGCCGGATGGTATTTCCTGGTCTTCCAGAAACAACAACAGCAGCGTCGGGATTATATCCAGCCCAGCACCAGTTTTAATTCTCCCATCAGCGGCACGGCTATTGCCATCGAGCCGATTAAGGAAGAAGACCCGGTCAAGAAGGTGGATCTGATAATTGCGCGGGCGCAGAAGATGATTGAGCAGGATCAGCTGGACGACGCCAACCGCGATTTGATTAACGCATTAGGCATCATCCCAGACCACGAGGGCGTTAAGAAACTCCTGGACCAGATCAACCAGATAAAGCAGGACCGCCAGAGCCAGGCCCAAAAGGAACAGATAGAAAAAGAATACAAGGAATACCTGGCCAAGGGGATGGATGAGGAAGCCAAGAAGAACTGGGAAGGCGCCAGCACGATGTTTAAAAAAGCCATGGATCTCAGCAATACGACCGAAGTCGCGGAGCATTTGAAGGCGGTCAACGTCCAACTGATTAAACAGAGCCAGTATAACGAAATCGTAGCTAAAGCGGCCGAACTGGAAAAGCAGAAGGAATGCGAAGAGGCCATTAAGCTATACGAAGAGGCCAAGCAATATACCGACAAGCTGGAAGATGTCAGGACTCATATCAACCGGTGCATAGATACGATATACAACACCGTGTTTGAAAAGGGCGTGAGCTTATATCACGACGGCAAATACAACAGCGCCGAGGCGATGCTCAAGAAAGCGCTGGTTTACAAGCCCGGCAACCGGGACGTGATGAGCAAAATAGAGGAAATCAAGGGGCGCTTCCCGCCCAATATGCTTTTTGTCGAAGAGGGCGATTTTATTATGGGCACGGACAATAAGAAGGTCCGGGCGGAATCTTTCTTCATAGATAAGTACGAGGTGACCAAGAAAGAATACAAGGAATTCCTGCTGAAGATGGCCGGCGACCACAGCAAGTGCCATCCGGACGAGAGGGACAATCCCAAGCTCAAGAACAAGAACCACACCCCGGAATTCTTTGTCAAGGGCGATTATCCGCCGGCCGAGGCCAATCTGCCGGTGGTTGGTGTGGACTGGTACGACGCGTTTTCCTACGCCGCCTGGCAGGGCAAGCGCCTGCCGACCGAGGCCGAATGGGAAAAGGCGGCCCGGGGCGCTGACGGCCTTATCTACTCCGGCGGCTGGACCGATGATGACCAGGTCAAGGCCAACGTCAAAGGCGTCGGCAAAGGCGGCCTGGCCGATGTCGGTTCCTATCAGGATGATGCCAGCCCTTACGGCGTGTTTGATATGACCGGCAACGTCAAGGAATGGGTATTCGATTGGTGGTCCGATAAAAAAGGTGAAGAAAAAGTTGTCATAAAAGGCGGCGATTGGTATAGTACCGCCGTCCGGGCCAAGGCAAGCAGAAGGGATAACCAACTGTATTTCGAGCGGAACAAGTATGTCGGGTTCCGCTGTGCGAAATCTGTTAAGTAA
- a CDS encoding aminotransferase class I/II-fold pyridoxal phosphate-dependent enzyme encodes MKDILAKRVKALPPYFFEALDRKKQAIISKGKDLIDLSVGDPDLMPARPLIDALKSALDNPFVHRYPPYKGTRPFCQALANWYKAKGVTVDPDKEIWSLIGSKEGFVHLIWAVVDPGDIVLTTDPCFPAYRSAIILSGGRIAAMPLKSENNFLPDLSAVKPDIARKTKLLLLNYPNNPTTADAPREFYQDVVRFAKKYNIIVCQDAAYSEMYFNQPPVSFLSIPGAKDIGIEINSFSKMFSIAGWRAGWAAGNRDIIKALGRIKTNIDSGLFTAIQKALTAGLKEPDKIAGAADIRKRYQLRRNIFIRGLKEMGFDPIIPDTTFYIWLPLPPGTSSMDFAGRLLSKAYVHTTPGIGFGPHGEGYLRISLTAPEERLKEAIARWKKL; translated from the coding sequence ATGAAAGATATTTTAGCCAAACGAGTCAAGGCGCTGCCGCCCTATTTCTTTGAGGCATTAGACCGCAAGAAACAAGCTATCATTTCTAAAGGTAAGGATCTGATTGACCTTTCGGTCGGCGACCCGGACCTGATGCCGGCCCGCCCGCTGATAGATGCGCTCAAGTCGGCGTTGGATAATCCCTTTGTCCACCGCTACCCGCCCTATAAAGGCACCAGGCCTTTCTGCCAGGCACTGGCCAATTGGTATAAGGCCAAAGGCGTAACGGTTGACCCGGACAAGGAAATCTGGTCGCTCATCGGCTCCAAGGAAGGGTTCGTCCATCTTATCTGGGCCGTGGTTGACCCGGGCGATATAGTCCTAACCACTGACCCGTGTTTCCCGGCTTACCGTTCGGCTATAATTCTTTCGGGCGGCCGGATAGCTGCTATGCCGCTCAAATCCGAGAATAATTTCCTGCCGGATCTGAGTGCAGTCAAACCAGACATTGCTAGAAAAACCAAACTGCTGCTGCTCAATTATCCCAATAATCCGACCACGGCCGACGCACCCAGAGAGTTCTACCAAGACGTGGTCAGGTTTGCTAAAAAGTATAACATCATCGTCTGCCAGGATGCAGCCTACAGCGAGATGTATTTTAACCAACCACCGGTATCGTTCCTATCTATTCCCGGCGCCAAAGATATCGGCATAGAGATAAATTCTTTCAGCAAGATGTTCAGCATTGCCGGCTGGCGAGCCGGCTGGGCGGCCGGCAACCGGGATATCATCAAGGCTCTGGGACGCATCAAAACCAATATTGATTCCGGCCTATTCACGGCTATCCAGAAAGCGCTGACGGCCGGGCTGAAGGAACCGGACAAAATTGCCGGCGCGGCGGATATCCGTAAGCGCTACCAGTTAAGACGCAATATCTTTATCCGCGGACTAAAAGAGATGGGCTTCGACCCAATTATCCCGGATACGACTTTCTATATCTGGTTGCCGCTGCCGCCTGGAACCAGCTCCATGGATTTTGCCGGACGGCTCCTATCCAAAGCCTATGTCCATACCACTCCGGGCATCGGCTTCGGACCGCACGGGGAAGGATATCTTAGAATTTCACTAACGGCGCCGGAAGAGCGGCTAAAGGAAGCAATCGCCAGATGGAAAAAGCTGTAA
- a CDS encoding GNAT family N-acetyltransferase, translated as MEKAVNNNVIIKPADANELNIIAAMHIDPDITKITEIINSNTGLYRFYRDKIKLFFDSEPQGVLVAKEKDLVLGFIIVSSSGKNPIGGINLLRIFLKGLLIYYGLSKKVFGKMLSSVYAKFIQKIKPPAKTPVLIDIKIWAFIVMKSTRNQDIGFNLVKTSFEYAQNKGAKTMGVTVAQNNSNALALYKKAGFSITGTCAESTGPSYYLTKELI; from the coding sequence ATGGAAAAAGCTGTAAATAATAATGTCATCATAAAACCAGCGGATGCAAATGAGCTAAACATCATTGCGGCCATGCATATCGATCCAGATATTACTAAAATCACAGAAATAATTAACAGTAATACAGGACTATATCGTTTTTACCGGGATAAAATCAAGTTGTTTTTTGACTCTGAACCGCAGGGTGTTCTTGTAGCCAAAGAAAAAGACCTGGTCCTAGGTTTTATTATCGTTTCATCTTCCGGAAAGAACCCCATCGGCGGCATAAATCTTTTACGAATCTTCCTAAAAGGTCTGTTAATCTATTATGGCTTAAGTAAAAAAGTGTTCGGCAAGATGTTGTCAAGCGTATACGCTAAGTTTATCCAGAAAATCAAACCTCCGGCTAAAACACCGGTATTAATAGACATCAAAATCTGGGCATTCATTGTGATGAAATCAACCAGGAATCAGGATATCGGATTCAATTTAGTAAAAACCTCTTTTGAGTATGCCCAGAATAAAGGAGCCAAAACCATGGGTGTAACTGTAGCACAGAATAATAGTAATGCATTAGCCCTTTACAAAAAAGCTGGTTTTAGCATTACCGGGACATGCGCCGAAAGTACCGGACCATCTTACTATTTAACTAAAGAATTGATATAA